The following nucleotide sequence is from Streptomyces sp. HUAS CB01.
CGCGCGGTCCCCTCCGGCGCCGGTCGTACGGTCGCTCACGTCGGCGGCCGTCGTGTCCGGTGTCCGCTCGCCGCCGTCCGTGTCCTGGGCGGGAAGGGCGTCCTGCACGGGAAGTCCGGCGCGGGCCGCGCGGTCGTTCTCCTCGGCGGCCGTCGTGTCCGGTGTCCGCTCGCCGCCGTCCGTGTCCTGGGCGGGAGTTCCCGCGTCCGCCGCGCCTCCCGGCGGCAGCGCCGGGCCGACCGGTGCGGCGTCCGGTCGCGAGGACGCGGGATCGTCGCCGCCCCGGGCGAGCCGGGTCACCGCCTCGGCCTGGCCGGACAGGGCCGCGAGGACCGATTCCGGCAGCCAGCCGTCCTTCGCCAGCGCCGCGGCGCCTTCGAGGGCCAGCGTCGCAGCGGCGCTGCCCGCCGTCGGGCGGTCCGCGGGGGACTTGGCGAGGCAGGACGCCACCAGGTCGCGCAACCCGTCCGGCACGCCGTCCAGTCGGGGCGCCGCGTCGGCGATGGCCCGGCCGTCCGCGAACGGGGTGGTGCCGGTGGCGGCGTAGGCGAGGAGCAGACCGAGCACGAAGAGGTCGGAGGCCGTGCCGGGCCGCTCGCCGGCGAGTTGCTCGGGGGTGAGGTAGCCCAGCCGTACGGACAGCCCGCCGCCGGGGGCCGGTTCGGCGTGTGCGGCGGCGCCCAGCGCGCCGAACGCCGAGAGCCGGGGCCCGTCGGCGGCCAGCAGCACGGTCTCCGGGGCGAGACCGTGCAGCACCGTGCCCGTCGCGTGGACACGGGACAGGGTCTCGGCGAGCCCCGCGCCCAGTGTCCGTACGGCACGCTCCGGGAGCGGTCCGGTGAGCGCGATCGCCTCGCCGAGGGTCACGGCGGGCACGTACGCGTACGCGGTCCACAGTTCGGACCCGTCGGGGGACAGGTCGACGGGGGCGAGGACCCAGCCGCCCGCCAGCCGCTCCGCCGTGCGCGCCTCCGCCGCGAAACGCTTGCGGAACGCCGGCAGCGCCGCGAGGTCCGCCCGGGCGAGGGAGAGGACCACCGGTTCACCGCCGGCCGCCTCGTCGCGCCCCACGTACTGCACGGCGCCGGCGGTCGCGCGGAGGCGCGCCAGCGTCGTGTACGGGCCGATTCGGCGCGGATCCCCGTCCTGCAGCGCCTCCTGCAGTGCCTCCATCGGCGAAGCTCCCCCCGTGGTCGTCGAACGCCGTTGATCCTATTCGGCCTGCTTCGGCTTCGACCAGGGCCAGTTGAGCCTGCGGCGCTCCCGTCCCTCCGGCACGTACTCGTACTTCCAGCCGCGTGGCAGTCCGAGCCGCCTGGAGTGCCCGGCGGTGACCCGCCGGTAGGCGTGGACGGTGTGCGGGCCGCCGTCCTCGTCCGGCACGGGCACCTCGTACCAGAGGGGAGGGTTGCCGGTGGGGCCGACGAGGACGGGCAGGACCCGCCCGTCCAGCGGACCGCCGACGAAGGGGGTGTTCTCGCTTCTCACCCGTCCAGTCTCGCGCAGGGGCGCCGTTCCGTCCCTTCCGGGGAGGAGGCACCGGATTGCCGGACCCGGCCTACAGCAGGTGGCCCGCGTCGCCGGCGAAGGGGAGGACCCGCCGGGCAAGGGTCCCCACCGGGCCGGACGGGGTCTCCAGGGCGAGCAGTTCCCGGACGACGCCCGCGGTCTCCTCGTCGGTGGCCGCGGTCGCCGCGAGCAGGGCGACGAGATGGTCGACGAGCCAGTCGCGGAGCTCACCGGCGGACGGGCGTTTGTCCTCGTCCAGCCAGATCAGCGAGGCCGCCTCCACGGCGGCGATCCAGGTGCGCACCATCATGCGCACGCGCGCGCCGGGTTCCGGGACACCGAGGTGGACCAGGATCTGCTCGGCGGCCGCCCGCCGCACCTCGTCCACGATCGCGCTGGTACGGGACGTCTCCGCGACGCTGCCGCCGCGCATCAGCGCGCTGAACCCGGTGTCGTGCCCGTCGACGAAGTCGAGGTAGCGGTCCAGGACCCGGCCCAGCCGTTCGGTCGGCGGCCCGGTGGGCGGTTCCGCGAAGCACAGCACGAGGGCGTCGGCGGAGCTGCGCAGGGCGGCCTCGTACAACTGCTGTTTGCCGCCGGGGAAGTACCGGTACACGAGCGGCCGGGACACCCCGGCGGTCTCGGCCACGTCGTCGAGGGACACGTCCTCCGGCGCCCGGTGGGCGAACAGCGTGAGGGCGGCGCGCAGGAGCTGGTCACGACGCTCCTCCACGCTCAGGCGCCGGTACGCGCGTGTCGCGGGAGCACTGGAGGTCATACCGGCAGCCTAACCGCCGCTTCCCGTCCTGCGGGGCCCGTCTCCGCCTGCGGCCGAAGTCCGACCGGCTCCGCCCGTTCCGCGCCCGGGACCGTCCCCGGCCCCTGTGCGGGCAGGGCGTGCCGGGCCACCGGGCATCGGGGTGTGCCACCACGCCCCGGCGCCGGAGAGTCCCGCCCTCGCGGACCCTGCCCCGGTCGACCACGCCCCCGCGGTGCCCGGCGCCCCGCGCGTCCCCCGGCACCGGTCCTCGCGGACGCCGGCCGTGCGAGGGAGC
It contains:
- a CDS encoding TetR/AcrR family transcriptional regulator; protein product: MTSSAPATRAYRRLSVEERRDQLLRAALTLFAHRAPEDVSLDDVAETAGVSRPLVYRYFPGGKQQLYEAALRSSADALVLCFAEPPTGPPTERLGRVLDRYLDFVDGHDTGFSALMRGGSVAETSRTSAIVDEVRRAAAEQILVHLGVPEPGARVRMMVRTWIAAVEAASLIWLDEDKRPSAGELRDWLVDHLVALLAATAATDEETAGVVRELLALETPSGPVGTLARRVLPFAGDAGHLL